A stretch of Ipomoea triloba cultivar NCNSP0323 chromosome 13, ASM357664v1 DNA encodes these proteins:
- the LOC116002881 gene encoding uncharacterized protein LOC116002881, with product MAASFSNAFYTLPFSSSSSTSGASKAPQTLIHNHYCHFFLDKPIHTTSLPLSRDYKHSPIIIKNPRRSLPRPALTPEDSAPQTNGDEASPSELENEADEKYSTSLKSLMQFYKVAILNGDVKAVSEIEVMMCRVEKEKAKLAERVSALSAEINSGKERYIRLQADFDNFRKRSDKEKSTIRGDAQAQVVENLLPIVDNFERAKQLIKVETEREKKIDTSYQGIYKQFVEVMKSLQVTVVPTVGKPFDPLLHEAIAREESHEFQEGIITQEFRRGFKLGSRLLRPATVKVSSGPGKRKQSPVMQKSAGQPAASHGVDE from the exons ATGGCAGCTTCTTTTTCGAACGCCTTCTACACTCTTccgttttcttcttcttcttcgaccTCCGGAGCATCCAAAGCCCCCCAAACCCTAATTCATAATCATTACTGCCATTTCTTTCTCGATAAACCCATCCACACCACAAGTTTACCTCTCTCCAGAGACTACAAACACAGTCCAATTATCATCAAGAATCCCAGGCGCTCCTTGCCCAGACCTGCCCTTACTCCTGAAGACTCTGCTCCCCAA ACAAATGGCGATGAGGCTAGTCCCAGTGAACTAGAAAATGAAGCAGATGAGAAATATTCTACCAGTTTAAAGTCCCTCATgcaattttacaaagttgccaTTTTAAATGGAGATGTAAAAGCTGTATCTGAGATTGAGGTTATGATGTGCCGAGTAGAAAAGGAGAAAGCTAAGTTGGCCGAGAGAGTTTCAGCTTTGTCAGCCGAGATAAACTCGGGGAAGGAAAGATATATCAGGTTGCAAGCCGATTTTGATAATTTCAGGAAAAGGTCTGACAAGGAGAAATCGACAATTAGGGGTGATGCTCAGGCACAAGTAGTCGAAAACCTCCTGCCCATTGTAGACAACTTTGAGAGAGCTAAGCAACTGATTAAAGTAGAAACCGAGAGGGAGAAAAAGATAGACACCAGTTACCAGGGTATATACAAGCAATTTGTCGAGGTAATGAAGAGCTTGCAAGTCACCGTCGTACCCACTGTTGGCAAGCCATTTGATCCCTTG CTACACGAAGCAATTGCTCGAGAAGAATCTCACGAGTTTCAGGAGGGAATAATAACTCAAGAATTCCGTCGTGGTTTTAAGCTTGGAAGCCGCCTATTGAGACCAGCGACGGTTAAGGTTTCGTCCGGGCCGGGTAAAAGAAAACAGTCTCCAGTGATGCAGAAATCTGCTGGGCAGCCTGCAGCAAGTCATGGAGTTGATGAATGA
- the LOC116001769 gene encoding ABC transporter I family member 10, with amino-acid sequence MIQSACIRASAFHLPPLYSHSTRHSATGESCAIEARNLSYSVVTKQGKHLPILKDCSLSVPSGQLWMLLGPNGSGKSTLLKILAGLLCPNTGSFYVKKPKSFVYQNPDHQVVMPTVEADVAFGLGKFNLTMDEIRPRVAKALDTVGMYEYLQKPVHTLSGGQKQRVATAGALAESCKVLLLDELTTFLDENDQIGVIKALKNSIDASNEITALWVTHRLEELEYADGAIYMEDGRIIMQSDASIVYNFIEARRASYLDQINL; translated from the exons ATGATCCAATCGGCTTGTATCCGGGCCTCTGCTTTTCACCTCCCGCCTCTCTACTCTCACTCAACaag GCATTCCGCAACCGGCGAGAGCTGTGCAATTGAAGCTCGCAATCTGAGCTATTCGGTTGTCACGAAACAGGGTAAACACCTCCCAATTCTAAAGGACTGTTCTCTAAGCGTTCCCTCTGGCCAGTTATGGATGCTTCTTGGACCCAATGGCTCAGGAAAATCCACTCTTTTGAAA ATTTTGGCAGGGCTTTTGTGTCCCAACACTGGGTCTTTTTATGTGAAGAAACCAAAGAGTTTTGTTTATCAAAATCCAGACCACCAG GTGGTGATGCCTACTGTGGAAGCTGATGTAGCTTTTGGCCTAGGAAAATTCAACTTAACCATGGATGAGATCAGGCCTAGAGTGGCAAAAGCTCTGGATACTGTTGGCATGTACGAGTATCTGCAA AAACCAGTTCACACTCTTAGTGGAGGTCAGAAACAAAGGGTCGCTACCGCTGGTGCTTTGGCTGAGTCATGCAAAGTGTTGTTGTTAGATGAACTGACTACATTCTTGGATGAAAATGACCag ATTGGGGTGATAAAAGCACTGAAGAACTCTATAGATGCATCTAACGAAATTACAGCGTTGTGGGTGACCCATCGTCTGGAAGAACTTGAGTATGCAGATGGCGCAATTTACATGGAAGATGGTAGAATTATTATGCAAAGTGATGCATCCATTGTGTATAATTTTATTGAAGCTAGGAGGGCTTCTTATCTTGACCAAATTAATCTATGA